A window of the Vibrio ostreae genome harbors these coding sequences:
- a CDS encoding GNAT family N-acetyltransferase → MLIRTEAPADILAVDRLLKSVFDTEAEANLVMALRENGHRTLSLVACDDNGEVIGHAMFSPVTLNGEDLNWQGLAPLAVKASCRRQGIGAEMVREGLASLGELGYPACVVLGDPAYYGRLGFDSAAPLGFHCQWPAHEQYFQIVSLWENELQGREGLIEYCAEFAELD, encoded by the coding sequence ATGCTTATTCGAACTGAGGCTCCAGCAGATATTTTGGCGGTCGACCGCCTGTTAAAGTCTGTGTTTGACACAGAAGCTGAAGCCAATTTGGTGATGGCGTTACGGGAAAATGGTCATCGCACTCTGTCACTGGTCGCGTGTGATGATAACGGTGAAGTGATAGGCCATGCGATGTTCAGCCCGGTCACGCTCAACGGAGAAGATCTCAATTGGCAGGGGCTGGCGCCTCTTGCCGTCAAAGCGTCCTGTCGCCGTCAGGGAATTGGTGCCGAGATGGTGCGTGAAGGCCTGGCATCGTTGGGCGAACTGGGCTATCCGGCGTGTGTGGTGCTGGGGGATCCGGCCTACTACGGGCGATTGGGCTTTGATTCTGCGGCCCCATTGGGTTTTCACTGTCAATGGCCGGCGCATGAGCAATATTTCCAGATAGTCTCTCTGTGGGAAAACGAACTCCAGGGCCGCGAAGGACTGATTGAATACTGTGCAGAGTTCGCGGAATTGGATTAA
- a CDS encoding DNA polymerase III subunit psi — translation MFEQQHYLQAMGIQTWELVHPERLAGFQPSLQPLDAGCRLLLVCETFPDAQDCALFARVLKSFHVSLEQARHVYPHQLAQLDLSALEWIWFAGCDATPEIAAKRLVSPLLRAIAGNNQHRRDLWQQICAYGAPTS, via the coding sequence ATGTTTGAGCAACAGCATTATCTTCAGGCGATGGGCATTCAGACCTGGGAACTGGTTCATCCCGAGCGACTGGCCGGCTTTCAGCCATCGCTACAGCCGCTGGACGCCGGTTGCCGTTTATTGCTGGTGTGTGAAACCTTTCCGGATGCGCAAGACTGCGCGCTGTTTGCGCGGGTACTGAAAAGCTTTCATGTCAGTCTGGAGCAGGCCAGACATGTTTATCCCCATCAGCTGGCCCAGTTGGATTTATCCGCATTGGAATGGATCTGGTTTGCCGGTTGTGATGCCACACCTGAGATTGCCGCCAAACGTCTGGTCTCGCCGTTACTGCGTGCTATCGCCGGTAACAACCAGCATCGCCGCGATCTGTGGCAGCAGATTTGTGCTTACGGAGCACCGACATCGTGA
- the rimI gene encoding ribosomal protein S18-alanine N-acetyltransferase, producing MTIEFVPLTAEHVQYVYRIEQAAHSHPWSQTMIGDVASRGACHQVMLVEQQVVGYFYAQNIVGEVTLLNVAVAPEQQGKGYGRQLMEHFLEMCEQAGAESAWLEVRDSNQRAYQLYCQLGFNDIDRRVNYYPTAKGREDAIIMSYPFV from the coding sequence GTGACTATTGAGTTTGTCCCTTTAACTGCCGAACATGTGCAGTATGTGTATCGTATTGAACAGGCCGCGCATAGCCATCCATGGTCGCAAACCATGATCGGTGATGTGGCAAGCCGCGGTGCTTGTCATCAGGTGATGCTGGTTGAGCAACAAGTGGTGGGTTATTTTTATGCCCAGAATATTGTCGGAGAAGTGACGTTGCTTAATGTTGCGGTTGCGCCTGAGCAGCAAGGCAAAGGTTATGGTCGTCAGCTGATGGAGCATTTTCTCGAGATGTGCGAGCAAGCGGGAGCGGAAAGTGCCTGGCTGGAGGTTCGCGACAGCAACCAGCGCGCCTATCAGCTTTATTGTCAGCTCGGCTTTAATGATATCGATCGGCGGGTAAATTACTATCCGACCGCGAAAGGGCGTGAAGACGCGATCATCATGAGTTACCCGTTTGTTTGA
- a CDS encoding putative bifunctional diguanylate cyclase/phosphodiesterase, translating to MTRFRQIHSLAFRQAKTVFMVSVLLGLCFSLYQAGIEFHQEQQRIKQHYQVKLQQHYDNASQAAYHLNHLLAEQVATSLMADNAVVRVQLVDDFGDDLTRMEQRSVVAEPLVRWLAPYFTPDPPLFSRQLYQPGTEVLVGTLTFEVDGTSIARDFIAKIRRVLLFDLLRNILLTSILLVFFYRKLSRPLTQLIEWVRNLPNRSHTNLSLPAFEQENEISELASSFHSLWREREQAETKLNQLAYYDNLTGLANRSLLLQMLTKAIEQAEQHQHNGVLFYLDLDRFKTINDSLGHTIGDRMITAIATRLRAWAKQDYICARVGGDEFVVLIPALESQQVEAVARQLLALISNPYNVDNHQLYCSVSIGIATFASSGHNNIDVLRQADTALYRAKVSGRGKYVFYEPEMRAQVESFLQTEKGLHEALNHHQFELYYQPQLNTQHQIIGVEALIRWHHPQKGLQAPGLFMPVAEETGQILPIGNWIIEQAFYQYAQWKKAGVLPAEFRRLAINISPLQFAQESFVEHISEALQQAGISGEHIELEITENLLLENVAGAVEKMHRLKESQIKISIDDFGTGYSSLRYLKHLAVDVLKIDRSFVTQLHLDDNDQAIVDTIIMIAHRLGLEVIAEGVEDVFELNALKQLGCQQFQGFLFDQPLPASVITQRFADNHYQSLLEHALESAQSDVFKQTGNS from the coding sequence ATGACCCGATTCAGACAAATTCACTCGCTTGCCTTCCGTCAGGCCAAGACCGTATTTATGGTTTCGGTTTTGCTTGGCTTGTGTTTCAGTCTTTACCAAGCGGGGATCGAGTTTCATCAGGAGCAGCAGCGCATTAAGCAACACTACCAGGTTAAGCTGCAACAACACTATGATAATGCCAGTCAGGCCGCCTATCATCTTAATCATCTGTTGGCAGAACAGGTCGCCACCAGCCTGATGGCTGATAATGCTGTCGTCCGGGTGCAACTGGTGGATGACTTTGGTGACGACCTGACCCGCATGGAACAACGCAGCGTCGTGGCTGAGCCCCTGGTGAGATGGCTGGCCCCCTACTTCACCCCGGATCCGCCTCTGTTCAGCCGCCAGTTATACCAGCCGGGTACCGAGGTTCTGGTCGGCACACTGACCTTTGAGGTCGACGGCACCTCCATAGCTCGGGACTTTATTGCCAAAATCCGCCGTGTACTGCTGTTTGATCTGCTGCGCAATATACTGCTGACATCCATTCTACTGGTGTTTTTCTACCGCAAGCTCTCCCGGCCGCTGACCCAGTTGATCGAGTGGGTTCGTAACCTGCCCAACCGTTCTCATACCAACCTGTCGCTGCCCGCCTTCGAGCAGGAAAACGAGATCAGCGAACTGGCCTCTTCGTTTCATTCGTTATGGCGTGAACGCGAGCAGGCTGAAACGAAACTGAATCAGTTGGCCTACTATGACAATCTGACTGGTCTTGCCAACCGCAGTCTGCTGCTGCAGATGTTGACTAAAGCGATCGAACAGGCTGAACAGCACCAACACAATGGTGTGCTGTTTTACCTCGATCTGGATCGCTTCAAAACCATCAATGACTCGCTCGGCCATACCATAGGCGATCGTATGATCACAGCCATTGCCACCCGGCTGCGCGCCTGGGCCAAACAGGATTACATCTGTGCCCGCGTCGGCGGAGATGAATTCGTCGTACTGATACCAGCGCTGGAATCACAGCAGGTTGAAGCGGTTGCGCGCCAGTTGCTGGCGTTGATTTCTAATCCCTATAATGTCGATAATCATCAGCTGTATTGCTCGGTAAGTATCGGGATTGCAACCTTTGCCTCTTCCGGCCATAACAATATCGATGTACTGCGCCAGGCCGATACAGCTCTGTATCGGGCTAAAGTCAGTGGTCGCGGCAAGTACGTATTCTATGAACCAGAAATGCGGGCCCAGGTCGAATCCTTCCTGCAAACCGAAAAAGGGCTGCACGAGGCACTGAATCACCATCAGTTCGAGCTCTACTATCAGCCCCAGCTCAATACGCAGCATCAGATCATCGGGGTCGAAGCGCTGATACGCTGGCATCATCCGCAAAAAGGCCTCCAGGCGCCAGGCCTGTTTATGCCGGTCGCCGAAGAGACAGGGCAAATCCTGCCGATAGGGAACTGGATCATCGAGCAGGCCTTTTATCAGTATGCACAGTGGAAAAAAGCCGGCGTTCTGCCCGCCGAATTTCGTCGTCTGGCGATCAATATCAGCCCACTGCAGTTTGCTCAGGAATCTTTTGTCGAGCACATTAGTGAGGCACTGCAGCAAGCCGGGATCAGCGGAGAGCATATTGAGCTGGAAATCACCGAAAACCTGCTGCTGGAAAATGTTGCTGGTGCGGTGGAAAAAATGCACCGCCTCAAAGAGAGCCAAATCAAGATCTCGATTGATGACTTTGGCACCGGGTATTCGTCACTGCGTTATCTGAAACATCTGGCGGTCGATGTGCTGAAAATTGACCGCTCATTTGTGACCCAGCTTCACCTGGATGATAACGATCAGGCGATCGTGGATACCATCATCATGATCGCTCATCGTCTCGGTCTGGAGGTGATCGCGGAAGGGGTGGAGGATGTGTTTGAGCTCAATGCTCTTAAGCAGCTTGGTTGCCAGCAGTTCCAGGGGTTTCTGTTCGATCAGCCGTTACCGGCCAGTGTGATCACCCAGCGTTTTGCCGACAACCATTATCAGTCATTGTTAGAGCATGCTCTGGAATCCGCTCAGAGCGACGTGTTCAAACAAACGGGTAACTCATGA
- the prfC gene encoding peptide chain release factor 3: MSTSPFMGEVSKRRTFAIISHPDAGKTTITEKVLLFGHAIQTAGSVKGRGSSQHAKSDWMEMEKERGISVTTSVMQFPYRDALVNLLDTPGHEDFSEDTYRTLTAVDSCLMVIDAAKGVEDRTRKLMEVTRLRDTPIVTFMNKLDRDIRDPMELLDEVENELKILCAPITWPIGCGKEFKGVYHIHRDETILYSTGQGHTIQEERIVKGLDNPELDEQVGADLAAQLRDELELVLGASNEFDQEMFLSGELTPVYFGTALGNFGVDHMLDGLTEWAPSPLPRQANEREVEATEEKFSGFVFKIQANMDPKHRDRIAFMRIVSGTYKQGMKMNHVRIGKQVSISDAVTFMAGDRARAEEAFAGDIIGLHNHGTIQIGDTFTQGEALKFSGIPNFAPELFRRIRLKDPLKQKQLLKGLVQLSEEGAVQVFRPLQNNDLIVGAVGVLQFDVVVARLKSEYNVEAIYEGVNVATARWVECDDVKKFEEFKRKNQSNLALDGGDNLAYIAPTMVNLNLAHERFPEVTFRATREH, encoded by the coding sequence ATGTCTACATCACCTTTTATGGGCGAAGTATCGAAACGCCGTACTTTCGCTATTATCTCGCACCCGGATGCGGGTAAAACAACCATCACTGAAAAAGTGCTGTTATTCGGACACGCTATTCAAACCGCAGGTTCGGTTAAAGGACGTGGTTCTTCCCAACATGCCAAATCCGACTGGATGGAGATGGAAAAAGAGCGTGGTATCTCAGTTACCACCTCCGTGATGCAGTTCCCGTATCGTGATGCGCTGGTTAACCTGCTCGATACTCCGGGGCACGAAGACTTCTCGGAAGATACCTACCGTACCCTGACCGCGGTGGACTCTTGTCTGATGGTGATCGACGCAGCGAAAGGTGTTGAGGATCGGACCCGTAAACTGATGGAAGTGACCCGTCTGCGTGATACGCCGATCGTCACTTTCATGAACAAGCTTGACCGTGACATCCGTGATCCGATGGAACTGCTGGATGAAGTGGAAAACGAGCTGAAAATCCTGTGTGCGCCGATTACCTGGCCGATTGGTTGTGGTAAAGAGTTCAAAGGTGTGTACCACATTCACCGTGATGAGACGATTCTGTACTCGACCGGTCAGGGGCACACGATTCAGGAAGAGCGCATTGTTAAAGGCCTGGATAACCCTGAGCTGGATGAGCAGGTAGGTGCCGATCTGGCCGCGCAGCTGCGTGACGAGCTGGAGCTGGTGCTGGGGGCATCGAATGAGTTTGACCAGGAGATGTTCCTCAGCGGCGAACTGACCCCGGTTTACTTTGGGACTGCTCTGGGTAACTTTGGTGTTGACCACATGCTGGATGGTCTGACTGAGTGGGCACCATCGCCATTACCACGTCAGGCTAATGAGCGAGAAGTGGAAGCGACAGAAGAGAAGTTCAGCGGCTTTGTGTTTAAGATCCAGGCCAATATGGATCCAAAGCACCGTGACCGTATTGCCTTTATGCGTATCGTATCAGGTACTTATAAACAGGGCATGAAAATGAACCATGTCCGTATCGGTAAGCAGGTCAGCATTTCGGATGCGGTGACGTTCATGGCTGGTGACCGTGCGCGTGCTGAAGAGGCGTTTGCCGGTGATATTATCGGTCTGCACAACCACGGTACCATCCAGATTGGTGATACCTTTACTCAGGGTGAAGCGCTGAAGTTCTCCGGTATTCCCAATTTTGCACCGGAACTGTTTCGTCGTATCCGCCTTAAAGATCCACTTAAGCAGAAGCAACTGCTGAAAGGTCTGGTTCAACTGTCGGAAGAAGGTGCGGTACAGGTATTCCGTCCACTGCAGAACAACGATTTGATCGTGGGTGCGGTGGGTGTGCTGCAGTTTGATGTCGTGGTTGCACGTCTGAAATCTGAGTACAACGTGGAAGCGATTTACGAAGGTGTTAACGTTGCAACAGCGCGCTGGGTAGAGTGCGATGATGTGAAGAAGTTTGAAGAATTCAAACGTAAAAACCAGAGTAACCTGGCCCTCGACGGCGGTGACAACCTGGCTTACATCGCGCCGACCATGGTGAACCTTAACCTGGCCCATGAACGTTTCCCTGAAGTTACGTTCCGCGCGACACGCGAGCACTAA
- the srmB gene encoding ATP-dependent RNA helicase SrmB, translating into MIKTFADLELDPNLLEAIEEMGFERPTQVQAEAIPLALDGKDVLASAPTGTGKTASFVIPALQYLQDFPRKKAGPARVLILTPTRELAMQVADQARELAKYTKLNIFTITGGVQYQEHADILATTQDIVVATPGRLLEYIEAERFDCRAIEWLVLDEADRMLDMGFGPAVDRLSAECRWRKQTLLFSATLEGRGVEGFTADLLKNPAEVKAEPPRRERKKIAQWYHRADDMAHKVAMLKVILTEQSERAIVFFKTRERLAEIRALLESAQIDCSWIQGEMPQDRRNNAISRFRDGSVNILLATDVAARGIDVPDVSHVINFDLPRSADVYLHRIGRTARAGKKGIAISLVEAHDQPMMDRVARYIKEDIKERYVDGLRPTHKKPVFKKKKKDDKKKAAVKKSGDKKKSPKAKKKK; encoded by the coding sequence GTGATTAAAACCTTTGCTGACCTAGAACTGGATCCAAATCTTCTTGAAGCCATTGAAGAAATGGGCTTTGAACGCCCAACACAGGTCCAGGCTGAAGCCATTCCACTGGCCCTGGACGGCAAAGACGTACTGGCCTCTGCGCCAACCGGTACCGGTAAAACTGCCTCTTTCGTGATCCCGGCGCTGCAATATCTGCAGGACTTCCCGCGTAAGAAAGCCGGCCCGGCCCGGGTTCTGATTCTGACCCCAACCCGTGAACTGGCCATGCAGGTCGCCGATCAGGCGCGTGAACTGGCCAAGTACACCAAGCTGAATATTTTCACCATTACCGGTGGTGTGCAGTATCAGGAGCACGCCGACATTCTGGCCACCACTCAGGATATCGTCGTCGCAACTCCTGGCCGTCTGCTGGAATACATTGAAGCTGAACGCTTTGACTGCCGCGCGATTGAATGGCTGGTACTCGATGAAGCCGACCGGATGCTGGATATGGGCTTTGGCCCTGCCGTTGATCGTCTGTCAGCCGAATGCCGCTGGCGTAAACAGACGCTGCTGTTCTCAGCCACGCTGGAAGGACGCGGAGTGGAAGGCTTTACTGCCGATCTGCTCAAGAACCCGGCAGAAGTGAAGGCCGAGCCGCCACGCCGTGAACGCAAGAAGATCGCACAGTGGTATCATCGCGCTGACGACATGGCGCATAAAGTGGCGATGCTGAAAGTGATCCTGACGGAGCAGTCTGAACGCGCGATTGTGTTTTTCAAAACACGTGAGCGTCTGGCAGAAATTCGTGCCTTGCTGGAAAGTGCGCAAATTGACTGCTCGTGGATTCAGGGTGAAATGCCGCAGGATCGCCGTAATAATGCTATCAGCCGCTTCCGTGACGGCAGCGTCAACATTCTGCTGGCCACCGACGTCGCAGCCCGTGGTATCGATGTGCCGGATGTCAGCCACGTGATCAACTTCGATCTGCCACGCAGTGCTGACGTATACCTGCACCGTATCGGCCGTACCGCTCGTGCCGGTAAAAAAGGCATCGCCATTTCACTGGTGGAAGCTCATGACCAACCAATGATGGATCGCGTCGCTCGCTACATCAAAGAAGACATCAAAGAGCGCTACGTTGACGGCCTGCGCCCGACACATAAAAAGCCGGTGTTTAAGAAAAAGAAAAAAGACGACAAGAAAAAAGCAGCAGTGAAAAAAAGCGGCGATAAAAAGAAAAGCCCTAAAGCGAAGAAGAAAAAATAA
- a CDS encoding tRNA1(Val) (adenine(37)-N6)-methyltransferase, protein MKSSTLQTKGFRFKQFAIQGGQSGMPVSTDGVLLGAWAFRDTPQRILDIGTGTGLLALMCAQRFEQAQITAVDIDTHAFAAASHNVANSPWAARIRVVQQDILQTDLEDLFDGIICNPPYFNNGQTAQHSQRATARHTDSLSHSALIEALSRLLSANGRAALILPLVEGEQFIQLAQQRGWFVARRCEVRPSPRKPVHRLLFELQKTQCDGQFSTLTIQESDGYSADFIALTRAFYLKM, encoded by the coding sequence ATGAAAAGCAGCACATTACAAACTAAAGGCTTCAGATTTAAGCAATTTGCCATTCAGGGCGGGCAAAGTGGCATGCCGGTCAGCACCGATGGCGTGTTACTCGGCGCCTGGGCATTCCGCGATACGCCGCAGCGCATTCTGGATATCGGTACCGGTACCGGTCTGCTTGCGCTGATGTGTGCGCAACGCTTTGAGCAGGCACAAATAACAGCCGTGGATATCGACACACACGCGTTTGCAGCCGCCAGTCATAATGTTGCCAATTCCCCCTGGGCTGCACGTATCCGTGTTGTTCAGCAGGATATCCTGCAGACGGATCTTGAGGATCTCTTTGACGGCATCATCTGCAATCCCCCCTACTTCAACAATGGTCAAACCGCACAGCACAGCCAGCGTGCCACCGCCAGACACACCGACAGCCTGAGCCACAGCGCGCTGATTGAGGCATTGTCGCGCCTGCTCAGCGCCAATGGCCGCGCGGCTTTGATACTACCGCTGGTTGAAGGCGAACAATTTATTCAGTTGGCCCAGCAACGCGGCTGGTTTGTGGCCCGACGCTGTGAGGTTCGCCCATCACCACGCAAACCTGTACACCGCTTACTGTTTGAGCTACAAAAGACACAGTGTGACGGCCAGTTCAGTACATTAACCATCCAGGAATCTGATGGTTACAGTGCCGACTTTATTGCCCTTACCCGGGCGTTTTATCTGAAGATGTGA
- the brnQ gene encoding branched-chain amino acid transport system II carrier protein — protein sequence MKQTLKLTDIAALGFMLFAFFLGAGNIIFPPLAGQLAGEHLLPAMGGFLLTAVGLPLLAIIAVAIAGGSWQHLAKDLPSKVAALIAVLIFIIIGPAFAAPRTGLVAYEMAVSPLFAEATQLHLTIFSIVFFLIAMFFSWSQGRLIDLIGKLLTPALFIGLIVLAVAVFIDPQGEWMPASGPYATQPFTKGFLEGYNTMDTLAALMFGMLIVDALRNKGITEARATTKYLISSAFIAAFGLAAVYTSLFYLGSTSATVAAGADNGGYILSQYVQALFGPYGQIVLSAIVLLACLTTAIGLISACSEYFSSLTSLSYRSWVIIVGVACAIVANVGLSQLISLSIPVLVALYPVAIALVLLTFVRSKLANPMMGFRVVTLVAFLFALIDAAKVVGLDVSFFEGLPLFGVGLGWILPTFIALVVMCFVSGSSAQKLARDNA from the coding sequence GTGAAGCAGACGTTAAAACTAACAGATATTGCCGCTTTAGGCTTTATGCTTTTCGCGTTCTTTTTGGGCGCTGGTAACATCATTTTTCCGCCGTTGGCGGGCCAGTTAGCGGGTGAGCATTTGCTGCCTGCCATGGGTGGATTCCTGTTAACGGCAGTGGGCCTGCCACTGCTGGCGATCATTGCTGTCGCCATTGCCGGCGGTAGTTGGCAGCATCTGGCCAAAGATCTGCCGAGCAAGGTTGCAGCTCTGATTGCGGTGCTGATTTTTATCATCATTGGTCCTGCTTTTGCGGCGCCGCGTACCGGTCTGGTGGCTTATGAAATGGCGGTCAGTCCGCTGTTTGCTGAAGCAACCCAACTGCACCTGACTATTTTCTCGATTGTCTTCTTCCTGATCGCGATGTTCTTCTCCTGGTCCCAGGGCCGCCTGATTGATCTGATTGGTAAGTTGCTGACTCCGGCACTTTTCATTGGTCTGATTGTGCTGGCTGTTGCGGTGTTTATTGATCCGCAGGGTGAGTGGATGCCGGCTTCAGGTCCTTATGCGACCCAGCCGTTTACCAAAGGCTTTTTGGAAGGCTACAACACCATGGACACCCTGGCGGCACTGATGTTCGGCATGCTGATTGTCGATGCGCTGCGTAATAAAGGCATTACAGAGGCGCGTGCAACCACCAAGTATCTGATTAGCTCTGCCTTTATTGCCGCGTTTGGTCTGGCCGCTGTCTATACTTCGCTGTTCTACCTTGGATCGACCAGTGCTACCGTGGCCGCTGGTGCTGATAACGGCGGTTATATTCTCAGCCAGTACGTGCAGGCCCTGTTTGGCCCGTATGGCCAGATTGTGTTGTCCGCGATTGTGCTGCTGGCCTGTCTGACCACCGCAATTGGTCTAATCTCGGCCTGTTCGGAATACTTCAGTTCACTGACGTCACTCTCTTACCGCAGTTGGGTGATCATTGTCGGTGTCGCGTGTGCGATTGTGGCCAATGTTGGTCTGTCGCAACTGATTTCGCTGTCGATTCCGGTGCTGGTGGCACTGTATCCGGTCGCGATTGCGCTGGTTCTGCTGACCTTTGTGCGTAGTAAACTGGCTAATCCGATGATGGGGTTTCGTGTGGTGACTCTGGTTGCTTTCCTGTTCGCGCTGATTGATGCGGCGAAAGTGGTGGGTCTGGATGTCTCTTTCTTCGAAGGTTTGCCACTGTTTGGAGTCGGCCTAGGCTGGATCCTGCCAACCTTTATCGCGCTAGTCGTGATGTGTTTTGTTAGTGGTTCATCGGCACAAAAGCTGGCGCGTGATAATGCGTAA
- the prfB gene encoding peptide chain release factor 2 (programmed frameshift) — MFEINPIKNRIQDVSQRTNVLRGYLDYDAKKERLEEVNAELEQPDVWNEPERAQALGKERASLEAVVDTIDQLDQGLEDVEGLLELAIEAEDQETFDEIGPELDELETKLEQLEFRRMFAGDHDSSDCYLDLQAGSGGTEAQDWTSMMLRMYLRWADAKGFKTEVIEVSEGEVAGLKSVTVRISGDYAYGWLRTETGVHRLVRKSPFDSGGRRHTSFASAFIYPEIDDNIAIDINPADLRIDVYRASGAGGQHVNTTESAVRITHVPTNTVVQCQNDRSQHKNKDQAMKQLRAKLFELELQKQNAEKQANEDAKSDIGWGSQIRSYVLDDSRIKDLRTGVENRNTQAVLDGDLDKFIEASLKSGL; from the exons ATGTTTGAAATCAATCCAATTAAAAACCGTATTCAGGATGTGTCACAGCGCACAAATGTCCTGAGGGGGTATCTT GACTATGACGCCAAGAAAGAGCGTCTAGAAGAAGTCAATGCAGAATTAGAACAACCGGACGTATGGAACGAACCTGAGCGTGCTCAAGCGCTGGGTAAGGAACGTGCCTCTCTGGAAGCTGTGGTCGATACTATCGATCAGCTTGACCAGGGCCTCGAAGATGTCGAAGGCCTGCTGGAACTGGCGATTGAAGCAGAAGATCAGGAAACGTTCGATGAGATCGGCCCTGAACTGGACGAGTTGGAAACCAAGCTGGAACAGCTGGAATTCCGTCGCATGTTCGCCGGCGACCACGACAGCTCTGATTGTTACCTCGATTTGCAGGCGGGCTCCGGTGGTACAGAAGCACAAGACTGGACATCAATGATGCTGCGCATGTATTTGCGCTGGGCAGATGCCAAAGGCTTCAAGACTGAAGTTATCGAAGTGTCAGAAGGTGAAGTTGCCGGTCTGAAATCGGTTACGGTACGGATTTCCGGCGATTACGCTTACGGCTGGCTGCGCACCGAAACCGGTGTTCACCGTCTGGTGCGTAAGTCTCCGTTTGACTCCGGCGGCCGTCGTCACACCTCGTTTGCTTCTGCATTCATTTACCCAGAGATTGATGACAACATCGCAATTGATATTAACCCTGCTGACCTGCGTATCGACGTATACCGCGCGTCTGGTGCGGGTGGTCAGCACGTGAACACCACGGAATCTGCGGTACGTATTACCCACGTTCCGACCAACACTGTGGTGCAGTGTCAGAATGACCGTTCTCAGCACAAAAACAAAGATCAGGCGATGAAACAGCTGCGCGCAAAACTGTTTGAGCTTGAACTGCAAAAGCAAAATGCTGAGAAGCAAGCCAACGAAGACGCGAAGTCGGACATTGGCTGGGGCAGCCAGATCCGTTCTTACGTACTGGATGACTCGCGAATCAAAGATTTACGCACCGGCGTTGAAAACCGTAACACGCAAGCGGTTCTTGACGGTGACCTAGACAAATTTATCGAAGCTAGCCTGAAATCAGGTCTTTAA